A single window of Eucalyptus grandis isolate ANBG69807.140 chromosome 1, ASM1654582v1, whole genome shotgun sequence DNA harbors:
- the LOC104436032 gene encoding glutathione S-transferase L3, translating to MASPAVVENLPPSLNSSAEQPPLFDGTTKLYTCYTCPFAQRVWIARNYKGLQDKIKLVPLILEDRPAWYKEKVYSVNKVPALEHNGKIIGESLDLIKYVDSNFEGPSLFPDDPEKKKFVEELWSYVDEFIKIVYTSFKGEGPKECGPAFDHLESALGKFEDGPFFLGQFSGVDIAYITFVERFQIFLSEAFKYDITAGRPKLAAWIEEMNKIDAYKQTKTDPKELVEFYKKRFTAQQ from the exons ATGGCTTCTCC CGCCGTGGTAGAGAACTTGCCTCCTTCGTTGAACTCCAGCGCCGAGCAACCTCCTCTTTTCGATGGAACGACGAA GTTGTACACCTGTTATACATGCCCATTTGCTCAGCGTGTCTGGATCGCGAGGAACTATAAG GGACTGCAGGACAAGATTAAGTTAGTTCCTCTTATTCTTGAGGACAGGCCTGCTTGGTACAAGGAAAAAGTCTACTCCGTGAATAAG GTCCCGGCATTGGAGCACAACGGGAAAATCATTGGAGAGAGCCTAGACCTCATCAAATACGTGGACAGCAACTTTGAAGGGCCTTCTCTTTTCCCTGAT GATCCTGAAAAGAAGAAGTTTGTTGAAGAACTGTGGTCTTATGTTGATGAATTCATAAAGATAGTCTACACTTCATTCAAGGGAGAAGGACCAAAAGAATGTG GTCCTGCTTTCGATCATTTGGAGAGTGCTCTTGGCAAATTTGAGGATGGACCATTCTTTCTCGGCCAATTCAGTGGG GTGGACATTGCCTACATCACATTTGttgaaagattccagatcttcttATCTGAAGCATTTAAGTATGACATCACTGCAGGCAGACCTAAGCTAGCAGCATGGATTGAG GAAATGAACAAGATCGATGCTTACAAGCAGACAAAGACTGATCCTAAAGAACTTGTTGAATTCTACAAGAAGCGCTTCACT
- the LOC104435983 gene encoding glutathione S-transferase L3 produces MASPAVVENLPPSLNSSAEQPPLFDGTTKLYTCYTCPFAQRVWIARNYKGLQDKIKLVPLILEDRPAWYKEKVYSVNKVPALEHNGKIIGESLDLIKYVDSNFEGPSLFPDDPEKKKFVEELWSYVDEFIKIVYTSFKGEGPKECGPAFDHLESALGKFEDGPFFLGQFSGVDIAYITFVERFQIFLSEAFKYDITAGRPKLAAWIEEMNKIDAYKQTKTDPKELVEFYKKRFTAQQ; encoded by the exons ATGGCTTCTCC CGCCGTGGTAGAGAACTTGCCTCCTTCGTTGAACTCCAGCGCCGAGCAACCTCCTCTTTTCGATGGAACGACGAA GTTGTACACCTGTTATACATGCCCATTTGCTCAGCGTGTCTGGATCGCGAGGAACTATAAG GGACTGCAGGACAAGATTAAGTTAGTTCCTCTTATTCTTGAGGACAGGCCTGCTTGGTACAAGGAAAAAGTCTACTCCGTGAATAAG GTCCCGGCATTGGAGCACAACGGGAAAATCATTGGAGAGAGCCTAGACCTCATCAAATACGTGGACAGCAACTTTGAAGGGCCTTCTCTTTTCCCTGAT GATCCTGAAAAGAAGAAGTTTGTTGAAGAACTGTGGTCTTATGTTGATGAATTCATAAAGATAGTCTACACTTCATTCAAGGGAGAAGGACCAAAAGAATGTG GTCCTGCTTTCGATCATTTGGAGAGTGCTCTTGGCAAATTTGAGGATGGACCATTCTTTCTCGGCCAATTCAGTGGG GTGGACATTGCCTACATCACATTTGttgaaagattccagatcttcttATCTGAAGCATTTAAGTATGACATCACTGCAGGCAGACCTAAGCTAGCAGCATGGATTGAG GAAATGAACAAGATCGATGCTTACAAGCAGACAAAGACTGATCCTAAAGAACTTGTTGAATTCTACAAGAAGCGCTTCACT GCTCAGCAGTAA